A region from the Sebastes umbrosus isolate fSebUmb1 chromosome 18, fSebUmb1.pri, whole genome shotgun sequence genome encodes:
- the LOC119476890 gene encoding uncharacterized protein LOC119476890, translated as MDTKCLLELILIFVLQFEAGISGGTIYLYNRPGEDVILPCGTASPSDPTCSNVLWFYNRDRSQTLTEVQNGNVRESSARADRLSVDTNCSLVINNITAEDAGFYVCRQGDRFDQNVYLSVLTVSPSPPDADPRRDGEVTLECSLLTYSDLLPCRLNSIRWLDETGTVLRGDGVGNSSLRQMNCVSSLTVKRQSGHNRKYTCQLLNEQNNVEIQADYTPDFTDPTGWSPLSYVMLALRIAGLILMIVITALLIRHTWNKKTLDDDNEVENDGDVQYENVEARGSPAADAAAAAAAAAAAARLH; from the exons ATGGACACGAAATGTCTCCTGGAATTAATCCTTATTTTTGTGCTTCAGTTTGAAG CAGGCATCAGTGGAGGAACCATCTATCTCTATAACAGACCTGGAGAAGATGTCATTCTGCCCTGTGGCACTGCATCACCCTCTGATCCAACATGCTCCAATGTTTTATGGTTTTACAACAGAGATCGATCTCAGACTCTCACTGAGGTTCAGAATGGAAATGTTAGAGAGAGCTCAGCTCGAGCTGACAGACTGAGCGTGGACACTAACTGCTCTTTGGTCATTAACAACATCACTGCTGAGGATGCTGGTTTCTACGTCTGTCGGCAGGGGGACAGGTTTGATCAGAATGTATATCTAAGTGTTCTGACAG tctctccatctccaccagACGCTGATCCAAGGAGGGACGGTGAAGTCACATTAGAGTGCTCTCTGTTGACATACAGCGACCTCCTTCCTTGTCGACTGAACAGCATCCGCTGGTTGGATGAGACAGGAACTGTGCTGCGTGGTGATGGTGTCGGGAACAGTTCCCTCAGACAGATGAACTGTGTCTCTAGTCTGACTGTGAAGCGTCAGAGTGGCCACAACAGGAAATACACCTGCCAGCTGCTTAATGAACAGAACAATGTAGAGATACAGGCTGACTACACACCTGACTTCACAG ATCCCACAGGTTGGTCTCCTCTGAGCTACGTCATGTTGGCTCTGCGTATTGCAGGACTGATCCTAATGATCGTCATCACCGCTCTTCTCATCAGACACACAT ggaacaaaaaaacacttgatgATGACAACGAA GTAGAGAACGATGGCGACGTCCAGTATGAAAATGTGGAAGCACGTGGAAgtcctgctgctgatgctgctgctgctgctgctgctgctgctgctgctgctcgacTGCACTGA
- the LOC119476889 gene encoding uncharacterized protein LOC119476889, which yields MDTKCLLELILIFVLQFEAGISGGDIFLYNRPGEDVILPCGTASPSDPTCSNVLWFYDRDRSQTFIEVQNGNVRESSARADRLSVDTNCSLVINIITAEDAGLYTCRQGRRVDQDASVFLSVLTVSPSPPDADPRRDGEVTLECSLLTHSNLLPCELNSIRWLDETGTVLRGDGVGNSSLRQMKCVSSLTVKRQSGHNRKYTCQLLNEQNNVEIQADYTPDFTDPTVWSPLSYVMLALRIAGLILMIVITALLIRHTWNKKTLDDDNEVENDGDVQYENVEARGSPAAAAAAPAAATTTTTTTTTAAPAAPAAAAAAAARLH from the exons ATGGACACGAAATGTCTCCTGGAATTAATCCTTATTTTTGTGCTTCAGTTTGAAG CAGGCATCAGTGGAGGAGACAtctttctctataacagacctgGAGAAGATGTCATTCTGCCCTGTGGCACTGCatcaccctctgacccaacatGCTCCAATGTTTTATGGTTTTACGACAGAGATCGATCTCAGACTTTCATTGAGGTTCAGAATGGAAATGTTAGAGAGAGCTCAGCTCGAGCTGACAGACTGAGCGTGGACACTAACTGCTCTTTGGTCATTAACATCATCACTGCTGAGGATGCTGGTCTCTACACCTGTCGGCAGGGGAGGCGCGTTGATCAGGATGCATCTGTATTTCTAAGTGTTCTGACAG tctctccatctccaccagACGCTGATCCAAGGAGGGACGGTGAAGTCACATTAGAGTGCTCTCTGTTGACACACAGCAACCTCCTTCCTTGTGAACTGAACAGCATCCGCTGGTTGGATGAGACAGGAACTGTGCTGCGTGGTGATGGTGTCGGGAACAGTTCCCTCAGACAGATGAAATGTGTCTCTAGTCTGACTGTGAAGCGTCAGAGTGGCCACAACAGGAAATACACCTGCCAGCTGCTTAATGAACAGAACAATGTAGAGATACAGGCTGACTACACACCTGACTTCACAG ATCCCACAGTTTGGTCTCCTCTGAGCTACGTCATGTTGGCTCTGCGTATTGCAGGACTGATCCTAATGATCGTCATCACCGCTCTTCTCATCAGACACACAT ggaacaaaaaaacacttgatgATGACAACGAA GTAGAGAACGATGGCGACGTCCAGTATGAAAATGTGGAAGCACGTGGaagtcctgctgctgctgctgctgctcctgctgctgctactactactactactactactactactgctgctcctgctgctcctgctgctgctgctgctgctgctgctcgacTGCACTGA